The nucleotide window GAACTGGCTGTTCAGGGTATAGATGGTATCGGTGTCCACGATGTTCTCATTGTGGTTGTTACCGAACCCGCCCTTGCCGCCTTCGTTGTCACCACCACGGATACCGAACTTGAACGTCTGGCCGACACGGTCCTTCGTGCCGATCGCGATGCTGTCCGGTGATGCAAGGATCTGACGCGTGAAGATGGAGTCGCCGGCGACACGGTCGCCGTTGGTGCCGTTATCATACAGCTTCTTCAGCAGATTGCTGGCAAGCGGAAGGCCCCAATCGCCACCGTCGTTGCTCCAGCCACCAGCTGCCGGACCGTTGATCCAGACGCCCCACTTCATGATGGAGTCGACTTCGGAGGTATGGATCGTGTAGGTGCCCTGGATGTCGGACAGCGAATCGCCACCCAGCTTCACCTGGTAGTATGCCGGACGGAGGTCCACTTCCCACTTCACGTTCACCTTGCGGGCAAGCTTGCGTCCGTTCGAGAACACAGGCTGGCGGCGGGCAACGGTGATCGAGGTCGCCGTATCGAGCACGACCTGAGCCACGGTCTTCGATGCGAGCGAATCGATCATCACCTGGCGGCGTTCAGCTTCGGACGGCACCGGTCCCGTATAGAAGAAGTTGTAATAGGACTCGCGATACTCCTGACCATCGCGGACGGTGTAGTACTGATAATCCATGATCTTCTTTTTCGCGGTGATGATCGTATCGGACACCTGGAACACGGTACCGGAGAGGCGGACCATCATCTTGCTGCGGCCCGATTCGTTGGTCGTGTTGAAGTACCCGGTACGGACATACAGCGTATCGGTCGTGACGTTGAACCCGCCGTTGGCAGCTGCCTGGGCCAGGTTCGCACGGAACGTGATCTTGATCGTGTCGGGGTTCGCCCGCACGGTCGGGGTCTCGTTGTTGAAGTACACCCACGCAAGCGTCGTATCCCTGAAGCCCTGCGGAACCTTGAAGTTGCGGTCCACAGCTTCGTCGGCCTTCGTTCCGGTCACGGGACGATTCCAGTCGGAACCGATGAGATACTTGAAGCCGATCGTCGCACCTTCGGTGAGTCCGGCTTTCTTGATCTTGAGACCGGCCGACCAGAACGAGTTCGCGGGGCTGGTGTAGCCGTCGCCGTTCGACGGCGGGGCTTCACGCGTGAGGAATGAGGAACGTCCCCAATCCAGGTCGCTGCCTGCCGAACCGCCGCCACGCACTGCGATGGTATCCTTGTCGCCGTTGTAGCCATAGGTGCCGCCCGAGATGACGCCGTTCATGTTCACGCGGAAGTACACCGTGAAGTACGAGTCGGCTGCTGCTGTCCACGGACGGAAATACTGCGGACGCGTTCCCGCGCCGTTGTTCCAGAATTCGACGTTCACCGTCGTATCCTGGTCGGGGACGGCGAACGAGCGGTCACCGTTCGTGGCCGAGGGATAGTTCGCCGGCACAACGCCACCTTCCCAGCCGGTTCCTGTTGCGTACGCGACAACATACTTGTACCGGAGCGTATCGCCGACCTGCATGTAGACGGTCTTCTTCCAGTAGTCGCCACCGATCCTGGTCATGTTGTTCTGGGCATCGTTACCCCAGGTGATCGGAGAGAAACCGCCGGCGTGATTGACGCCGCCGCGCATCTGGAGCGTGGAGCCTGCCACCGGCAGGGTGTCAGGCACCGTTGACGTGTTCAGCATGAACGTGACGGCACGGACGTTCTTCGCTGAATACTTCAGGACGACCCCGTTGCCGATCACATAGCCTTCCGTAGCGGAACGCCATGCGCTGTTCGTCAGGATACCGGTCGTGCCAGG belongs to Ignavibacteriota bacterium and includes:
- a CDS encoding T9SS type A sorting domain-containing protein — encoded protein: MKRFAMLLLPLLIAALAFGASDVRKAKIAEERAVARTGASTGLESVNAGWLRISPEPSGHDYRGITLSPAGAIWVTGFSTTSNLDYVWRSDNGGATWTKKQVLNGEGITEVAVVNETTAVFGDFNGKLYRTTNSGQKWDSVWSYSVPGTGWMNGVRMIGQDSLIAIGDADDQGFMIARSFDGGSTWTRATNLPDSLKEAGAYASYSTYRQALDVVGKTIWVAAYFGSTRNGRIVKSTDGGDTWTSWQVDLTGGTTNNYRLRSLNFMDADLGFGADNQIASSNDHWLHKTTNGGTTWGDTLNVEPAVAHASAKVRSAKPIRGTNTVVAVGWAVTGLVSKVWISGDKGVTWSNLHPGTTGILTNSAWRSATEGYVIGNGVVLKYSAKNVRAVTFMLNTSTVPDTLPVAGSTLQMRGGVNHAGGFSPITWGNDAQNNMTRIGGDYWKKTVYMQVGDTLRYKYVVAYATGTGWEGGVVPANYPSATNGDRSFAVPDQDTTVNVEFWNNGAGTRPQYFRPWTAAADSYFTVYFRVNMNGVISGGTYGYNGDKDTIAVRGGGSAGSDLDWGRSSFLTREAPPSNGDGYTSPANSFWSAGLKIKKAGLTEGATIGFKYLIGSDWNRPVTGTKADEAVDRNFKVPQGFRDTTLAWVYFNNETPTVRANPDTIKITFRANLAQAAANGGFNVTTDTLYVRTGYFNTTNESGRSKMMVRLSGTVFQVSDTIITAKKKIMDYQYYTVRDGQEYRESYYNFFYTGPVPSEAERRQVMIDSLASKTVAQVVLDTATSITVARRQPVFSNGRKLARKVNVKWEVDLRPAYYQVKLGGDSLSDIQGTYTIHTSEVDSIMKWGVWINGPAAGGWSNDGGDWGLPLASNLLKKLYDNGTNGDRVAGDSIFTRQILASPDSIAIGTKDRVGQTFKFGIRGGDNEGGKGGFGNNHNENIVDTDTIYTLNSQFGSINPAFYDAWDYDLRKPKLPTSVFDADKPLVYELAQNYPNPFNPTTKIEYSIPLQSQVELKVYNVVGQEVATLVNEVQKSGIHNVKFSASNFASGVYFYRLVAGNFVSVKKMVLVK